CCGCTCTCTTCTCGGATTCTTCCACGAGACGTGCCGTTAGGAACTCTGCTTCTCTCGTCTTACGTTCTAGATGAACCTAGAATCAGTAATgaccttaaaattatttatttattattaaagtcattTTATTAAGGCTGAATATTCCTCAAATTAACCTCAACGGAAAATTATCGAGATCGACATTATAAGTTTCTGTTAATTATGTTGTAGGACTAACCTGGACTagtgaaaactataaaaaatgaagaatattttgtagCAGAATTTTCTAGATAAGTTCTACTGAGTAATATACTCATATATAACCTTCTCCTCCTCAGTGCGTATCGCGGAGAGTCTCAGTCTAGCGTTCTCCCTCTCCGCATCAGACGCTTTCTGTGCTAACAAGGAAGCCTCTTCTTCAGCCACACGACCCTTCTCTGCCAACAACTCAGCTGTTTCTTCTGAGCGACGCtggaatattgatttttattggaTAAAATTCTCAATGCTGTTTCATGTcctatcaattaataaaacttcattcaaaaaaaaacacaacctacattatatgttaatacattataacatacataagTGCACTTAGAAGATAATGTACTACATATAATATCTCGTCTACATATAGGTATTACCAGAGCGTCATTGGCTAGTCGTATCTCCTCCTGGTACTGTAACAGACGCTGCTCCATAGCAGCTCGTTCCCGCTCCGCCGCCTCACGCAGCTGCTTCTCGCGGGACAGTTTGTTACGCTCTATCTGACGACGCTGAAATTTTTACATGTAaggaatattatcaattaagaAAGAAGGTCAATTAGTGAATTGTGaaatgtttaacaaaataatggtTGATTGTTTAGGTGTGCACAGAAATCTCAGGcgaaataatttcaaagcCACCTGCTTCTCCTCCTTAGCCTGAGCCTTCATCTGCTGCACCTCCATAGTATCAGGTTTCCGTCGCCGCATATACAAGTCATGGTTGCCAATACAAAGGTCCAAGATCTGTAAcaagcaaaatattaattattaaattaagcaaattcggaaataacattgaaatatagaaaacttcaaaatataattcgggactttaattaaatgtgaaatataaaacaaatttgtttaacatatggattacttatattaaatatattataagtatattcttACCAGCTTATTCATCCCTTTGggtgagaaaaatataaaattattcacagATTTGTccacaaattttataacaaactttTTGTCATCAAAAGATATGTGCTTAATCTCTGACCAGGGGAAGGTTGTTTTGGGAGTGACCTTATTGTCCTTCTCGTATATATTCAGACCTAAAGCTGTGACTCCCAGATACAGATCGGTTTCCTTCTTATTctgtgaagaaatatatttaaaaaccagGGTAAGATTATATAACATgcaataattaacaaaagagCTTTAATAAGCCGTACCTAAAATAGCAAATAACAATCCATGGGCACATAGACCGTCACAGCAGGCAAGCaccataaaatgtaataaaaaaaaaaaaccaaataCCGTACTAACATTAATAGCAAAATAGTTAACTCCATACATGTCCAGATCTTGagcaattttcaaatattccaTTTCCGCTTCATCCCTTGACATGCCTTTGTGATCTGCATACCTGTTATTAAAGGCTCAGGTCATTCAATATCTATATCTtacactatatacatatacttcagaaatataaatcattttgttctagtcattattagaaatatacacataggcaacaattttaaattcaaatatagacAAGTCGTATTAAAGTACAAGCAAAAGTATGtacttattaattgttatcaaacttattgaaacaaaaacaatatttttccattactatagtaatataatattttatgtaccatATCTTGATCCTTTCCTCCCACATTTCGGGTGTCATCTGGTATTGATCGATGACCCTTTGAGGTAACAGATCCTCATTAGCTAACATTCCTGGTTTTGATGCTGTTTCATCATAGTCACCatactaaaataacatttgacagaaatatacctatatatagtTATCATTGAATACCAGTTTAaaacatcattaaaattttgcatattatTCTTCCTTTGCTGCACTTGACCCTAAATGTATGCAAATTTGCTAACTGCATAATTAAAAGTGTGAATACATAGCTATGAACCTTAGTTACTGATGTATTTGATGTTCATGATGTTAGTTACAGTTGCATATATGTGATAATTACTTGAAATAGGATACAAGCTCTGACAACACActaaactaaaaatagacaATTCAATTAACTGAATTTCAAACTCTCTTAAGTAAACCTGTAAGTCAAAAATTGTTTGTCTAGatctgaattaaataatagactATTTTAAAAGATGTGCTGTGCTTAACTAACTATGAACTACTTTATGGAGGAGGGAGAAGTATGCTGcctaataatttaactttatttcaataacactTGTCAAAAATTACCTTAGCTTGTACAGCATAACTTGCAAGTAGAACGGAGGCTTCAGGTGGGCAATATATATCCATCTTCAGTATGGCTTGCTTGACCTGTAGGAATAAGAGGTGTTGAGTCACTTCCTGGATCAGCTCCTCGGCCACATCTTCAGGATATAATTTGCAGAGTAACATAAATGGTGTCCCCGGCATTTGTGAGACGCATTGTTCTTGTACTGTAAATGTTATAACGCTGTCATAAAAGATTATTCAAACAGGAATGAATTCCTATCAAGCTTGAGCTTAGTCAACAGATGAAGCAATGAGGTGaaagatattgaaaaaatgCAAGTATATTCATGAAGTATATGCCATAGCTGAAATATATGACAAGTGTAGaaaaataagaagaaaattcaatatttggACAACCTTATTCAGCCACCATTTACCTCTTTTATCTAACTTCAGCCaactaataaaatgtttagtgTCCTCAAATTGCAACCCAAAGAACCATGTTTCTCTTAAGCCAATTGTTCTGCAcactaaatcaaataaatctcTGCCAGTTGCTCTCCACTGAAATtcatattagttattaataaaatcttaaaatacaaattagaaTGTCATGTGTAGAAatgataaagatattttctatagtacagttaattttttttaaatcgtaactagtaaaaattaaatatagttctagtttaaatttctaatactTGAACAATAGCAgtttcaatacaatatttaacacTAAGTTATGTGAAAATTAAGTAGTTAGCGGGGACGGGGTCACAGTATGACTCACAACGGGTTCATTGTGTTAATTTGCTAACATTCCCGTAATGAGAACGATAAACATCACTCcgaactaattattataaaattgttatagcaATTTTTACCTCAAGGTCAAACTCTAATTCCGCATCCAATGTACAAACTTTAACAGGGAACGACTTAGCAGCCTTCTTCCTTCTAAAAGGCGGCATTATCCCGTATCATTTCTTTATCACTTGAAAACTTTACAATACATTCGATAGGTTAGGACTCATTgcatatttcatttaacgtgTAATACTAATAGTTTACGTAATGTGCACTCAGTACAGGAATGCGCGTAATTTTACATTGCGTACTATTTCCAGcggttattatttacaaacaaggGGAACGTCAATGAAACAAGAATGCGAGCTgaatgaagaaaaattattcCGAAAAACTAACACAACCGTTCCGTTTCACCTTGTTTTGAAAttgctatatgtatatatattgtttctaataaagattaaaaattatgtaaattatcaGTTTATATATTccaactaattaaatttaacttgttCCTTATGAAAACGCCCTGCATATTATATTGGAAAGCAATTGACTAATAAGCAAGAGTAGGTTAGAGTTCTAAACTATCTGTAACGAACACCTATCAAAATGGACTGTGGCTTgcatttgcatttttattatttgtagacattgacattgacaatagaaaataaatattctgaaaCCACACCACCACGTGCCTTCTATTTTGATTTAACGTCgctgagaaatatataaatatggctAAATTTAGATCAAAACTCAAAGGAAAATTGAAGGGGAAAAGATGGCAAAAAGGTCAATCGTCCAACTCAAATCCAAAAACTCAAAAATACAGGGAGATGGCAAAATCCCGGTTCTTCCAAGAAAATTTAAGTAAGTCTTTActatttcattacaaatttGTATCTTTTTATTGTGTAATATGAATTGCATTGCATTAATACTCATCCTATTATAATGTAGTAGTGAAACGGTACAATTTAacctcataattttttaatccttTTCATGTCATCCTTTAAGAAACGTTTTTATTACTTGGTTATCTCAAACTTTTATGTAGGAAAAGCACTTTTttacacaatataattataggcAACGCTGGCTTGACTGAACAAGCGGTTCTAAAACATGATGCCCTCATGACCTATGGCCATAGCGGTGGCAAAGAAAAGTCAGAAGCTGAAACTGAGCTGACCATAGCTAAAGAATTTGAAACCATGTCCGTCCGAAGTGACAACTCTGATACAGAATATTCTAAGTCAATGAGATCTGGTACATTCAAGACATTTCAAACATTTGCATCTGATTGGAGTCAATGCtctaatattagtttcagCAAGtgagtataaaaatacatgttataattatatatttaaatttatttatttattagtaaaaaattttaaatagccaCTATTTAATGGggcttttgaaaattaattgaccagaataatttaaaccatTCAGAAAACTCAAAATCTTgataacaatacattattcTGAGGAgacaatttgtatatatattttatataatagattattaaaatatgtataaaaagttaAGACTTAAACTTTTTGTTCAGATTACTGACAAGGTTTGATACCAACAATGCTGTCCATAAAGACATGTTAGCGGTGCTTGCTGCCGTCACAGAAGTCATTAAAGAGCAGGGTGGTAAAGAATCTACTACTGAATATTTTGCAGCTCTGGTAAGTTTTAGTGTCCATTATTGCAGtatagtttcaattaaatgctACAATGTTAAACATACAAAGATATAAcctcaatatattttcatccaaatcatattttgataatatcaattaaatgttgttataaattttacaagagATCACAAATTACATCTGGTTTTAGATGGAAACACTTAAAGTTTCTGAAGACGAATCAAGCTTAGTGGCAACACTATCACTTCTAGCTATGGGTATTAAATCGGTACCCCAAGCAGTGCTTAGAAAACAATTCTCTGTATCAGCATCTATATTCTCTGAAATCCTGGAGAAGAATGCTCAATCAGAAAATGGTACTTTGCTGAGAAGTCTTATCGGATGTCTGTCAGTATTATTAAGATCCCAGGAGTATGCTCTGTGGGGTGATTCATCTACAATGAGGGTTTTTGAATTTGTACTCGCATTTACTTTGCACTCAAAACCTAAGGTGAGTAGTTTCTATCCCCACTTATACAAATTCTTTACCTTTTGGGATAAGTCAAGagttgtaaattatttcatgcCATATTCCTGAAATTTCTTCATCCTGAGCCACAGttctagaatttttttttatttaaatttgaactaattgtattatagtattattatttgacataatATTGTCATAAGCAAGCAAAGTAGATTTTATAACCAACTTATATTTTAGGTTAGAAAAGCAGCTCAACATGCAGTTACGGCGATCTTAAGGGGCAGCTGTTTTATGATACCTTCAGAAGACCAAAATGTTAAGGTACAGTGATCCTATATACCCATAtctaaaatcataattttgctGAGctttcatacaaatttattccAAGTCAATTAAACTATATgatcaatatttaaacaccTTCTTTactgtgattttatttattaaaatttatagttattaattcatttgctgttttatgatattaacaaaactaataactataaaattatagtaattatagtgtttttaatttgaatgataacaatacattctatttttcttgtacatacaatgtttaattttctaatgtcaaTAATAAATCTAGCTACTTCAGTTTCTCGTTtccatttaatttatgttaaaaatacagCATCCATTACTTCAGTTCTTGATTTTACATTGAagcatattttctttttgctgGGGTGTATCctgtcaattattatattaacataggTTATTTTATGAGAAACAGAAAACATCCTGTGTGGTGTGACAATAGGATCATAGAATAAGCATATTGAATATGTTTTGAAGGTTTTGTTgatgaaaattgttaaattaatcaataactattaatataactttgatactttaatattttttgagggCTGACACTTTGAAATATCTTTGATAGCCCAATGTTTATACTAAATGCTTTTTTCCTTTATACTTCTACTctcttattttgtaaattatatgtatctcCTCAAGTAGACatgtttttgaatatatttgtctATTATTTAAAGCACAACAACCAAGACTCGAAAATGTGATTCAAGccttagattttataaattacaaaagttcagtaaaataatgtatataataatagtaaaatgaaTCATCTAACagcctttaatttaaattcctaGGTCCCCAAGGTCCACCCGGCGGCGAGCCGTGTGTCTGAATACTGTCAGTCCCAGCTGAGTGCTGAAGCCCTACTCGCTGGTCATAAGTCCGTACTGCACACTCTCACATTACTCAGGGATGTGTTATGTGTCTTCAATAAGGAGCATATTAAGGTAAGAGGTATATAAAAGACGTCATTGACtataatgtaaacattatGATATAACCTATTCCTGTTTGTATAAttggtattattattacttttttaacttgttttatacatttaaatttcaagttaCAGTaaatcattcataatattaaattatatgaaattttatcatttcgtttttatttacatctcTTTAGAAAATTTGGCTATTTCTGTAAAGTAAAtagatttgataaa
This Danaus plexippus chromosome Z, MEX_DaPlex, whole genome shotgun sequence DNA region includes the following protein-coding sequences:
- the LOC116777592 gene encoding merlin, whose product is MPPFRRKKAAKSFPVKVCTLDAELEFDLEWRATGRDLFDLVCRTIGLRETWFFGLQFEDTKHFISWLKLDKRVQEQCVSQMPGTPFMLLCKLYPEDVAEELIQEVTQHLLFLQVKQAILKMDIYCPPEASVLLASYAVQAKYGDYDETASKPGMLANEDLLPQRVIDQYQMTPEMWEERIKIWYADHKGMSRDEAEMEYLKIAQDLDMYGVNYFAINNKKETDLYLGVTALGLNIYEKDNKVTPKTTFPWSEIKHISFDDKKFVIKFVDKSVNNFIFFSPKGMNKLILDLCIGNHDLYMRRRKPDTMEVQQMKAQAKEEKQRRQIERNKLSREKQLREAAERERAAMEQRLLQYQEEIRLANDALRRSEETAELLAEKGRVAEEEASLLAQKASDAERENARLRLSAIRTEEEKVHLERKTREAEFLTARLVEESEKRAAEAERLKAELVAARVAEKQAKEKLLNFLSRTSNGSLPPPSASSSPFPSSCSLPAELSEAPLADPELTAYTLVSDDDPHIHRLSVEIEKERVEYLAKSKHLQQQLDELRCEFSVLRVEQGGLDHLHDVQARAGEDKYSTLRRLKQGSTRTRVAFYEDL